Proteins encoded by one window of Deinococcus yavapaiensis KR-236:
- a CDS encoding PIG-L deacetylase family protein, producing MNLLAVFSHPDDECGCAATLAKHAQRGDNVLIVWTTYGEMSSKF from the coding sequence GTGAACCTCTTGGCAGTCTTCAGCCACCCGGACGACGAATGCGGTTGCGCCGCCACCCTCGCCAAGCACGCCCAGCGAGGTGACAACGTCCTCATCGTCTGGACGACGTACGGCGAGATGTCCAGCAAGTTCAA
- a CDS encoding phosphotransferase-like protein, translated as MTQSAASIAPGRLIVVNGTSSTGKSSLCNALQDLLEEPYLQLGYDRAWMTLPTRYFPFQANEREGAWYDLDPNDSTIAVGFGLGWVGRQAVSGLHHMVAALVASGSNVIVDVLFFEPAMFEEAMRLWSPYRPLLVNLKPPLEVSLRWEAERAETQAGRPKGLARLDREAIYAHPGFDLELDSSLGTPKDIARRVIAKLHETSVPNGGVNA; from the coding sequence ATGACACAATCTGCTGCGTCGATTGCGCCTGGCCGTTTGATCGTCGTGAACGGCACGTCCAGCACGGGCAAGTCGTCGTTGTGCAACGCCTTGCAAGACCTGCTCGAGGAACCGTACCTGCAACTCGGGTACGACCGCGCGTGGATGACCCTGCCGACGCGGTACTTTCCCTTCCAAGCGAACGAACGTGAAGGCGCTTGGTACGATCTCGACCCGAACGATTCCACGATCGCCGTCGGGTTCGGCCTCGGGTGGGTCGGACGGCAAGCAGTCAGCGGCCTGCACCACATGGTGGCGGCGCTCGTGGCAAGCGGAAGCAACGTCATCGTGGACGTTTTGTTCTTCGAGCCCGCGATGTTCGAGGAAGCGATGCGGTTGTGGAGCCCCTACCGACCCTTGCTCGTGAACCTCAAACCGCCGCTGGAAGTCAGCTTACGCTGGGAAGCTGAACGGGCGGAAACGCAGGCGGGACGGCCCAAGGGACTCGCCCGCCTCGACCGGGAGGCTATCTACGCGCACCCGGGGTTCGACTTGGAATTGGATTCCTCGCTGGGCACGCCGAAGGACATCGCTCGACGCGTGATCGCGAAACTGCACGAGACGTCTGTTCCGAACGGCGGAGTGAACGCGTGA